The Schizosaccharomyces pombe strain 972h- genome assembly, chromosome: I genome contains a region encoding:
- the ubp2 gene encoding ubiquitin hydrolase Ubp2 → MATVKNLRIGKSPNRLIQDLDVFDSPSAGWNDPWSPHSSRYHWQLHSNLGESAVFDENDFWCVCQKTRKHLHVKVRRDRGKPLIEEPEENYGIKDRIPVYYEEEELPEPHVTSPTKSEFATTSTCMKWSSKTTKSEIEVEWRDSYLDANCIKEIIDSRRPSFASLLTKKSSSHQGSSHSSQPSLFTTFTSLELFLRNVLVHNDQRAISAAPEGTFERHVGKGRQIQSLMKSLLFEYHHENVNYVPTIADAPLTDEQKLNLYLARNELIVLANHFRDTKEDPAIVANPFPVRLARPALINAFGVPNYDSVVPMYTTVFRDNSASLPDDPAFIALGITNDYPDSFVRYFYEEQKKNDEANVRVYADALAHIYNLRKSSFLRDLIAADRKNGIVSSDVIQAAYSSLGLEAEVGPDYRYSQEKIFEAFHSALLRKPEFARAIRNDLETIGYARKSSEILNYVLSTEQAFYTVNEAYQWLGIKSNTEDAMVASVALVKFEDDSDKAIEAVKWIAEERNSSILYDFLASQGRPSNKKPKEVPMDEDLAYNTLGVQDRALSDDVLINVYGFAVEDHPEQSDTLRAALKCIGEVRNSRLITHYLEHGNLDIPPEVSSLDTPIGLENTGNLCYLNSLIQYYFIIKPLRNAILDIDENKDLNMIENKEAVKKVGGRIVTRIEFLRALQFTYELRKLFIELITSKSSSVHPSSVLTYLALIPLTLDQVKSGTSSVMDLSSSRELSNLNERSITIDPRAEEQAQGLEQEQGQDEAKSPAEQSSSVNLIDFPMANTNGESQTQPHYFEVSEEEINSSMDLGRQQDVLECIDHVLFQLEASLGRISNSEDRLGSDNDLIRRLFSGKLKQTLNDASQGVRSNYEIFSHLIVDLFEEKQTLYDALDGVFETVNIDMGSETAQRSLCITELPIILQLQIQRVQFDRTTGQPFKSNAFVEFGKELSMDRYVEDTDGKMAPLLQRYWDLKREIINLQKRQQLLLTTNSNLMSSVDTLSILSKWAAQQQDSRLPINPKLPDILQEEINNVVAEVDMLKKQEASLKEERTHLFDNYISHSYDLLAVFVHRGQASFGHYWTYIHDFENNVYRKYNDEYVTVVDESEIFADTTGNNANPYMLTYIRKEYRHIIECVHREHNLLL, encoded by the exons ATGGCAACTGTAAAGAACTTGCGAATTGGCAAAAGTCCTAATCGGTTGATTCAAGATTTAGACGTCTTTGATAGTCCATCAGCTGGATGGAATGATCCTTGGAGTCCTCATAGCTCAAGATATCACTGGCAGCTTCATTCAAATTTAGGCGAGTCCGCTGTATTTGACGAGAATGACTTTTGGTGTGTTTGTCAAAAAACTCGCAAACACTTACATGTGAAAGTCCGAAGAGACAGGGGGAAGCCATTAATTGAAGAGCCTGAAGAAAATTATGGAATAAAAGATAGGATTCCTGTTTACTACGAAGAAGAGGAATTACCTGAACCTCATGTGACTAGCCCTACGAAAAGTGAATTCGCTACTACCTCTACTTGTATGAAATGGAGTAgcaaaacaacaaaaagtGAAATTGAAGTTGAATGGAGAGATAGCTATCTTGATGCTAATTGTATCAAAGAGATAATTGATTCCCGACGTCCATCATTTGCTTCCCttttaactaaaaaatcGTCATCTCATCAAGGGTCATCCCATTCATCCCAACCTTCTCTTTTTACTACATTTACTTCTTTGGAGTTGTTTTTACGAAACGTGTTGGTCCATAACGATCAACGTGCCATTAGCGCTGCCCCGGAAGGAACTTTTGAGAGACATGTCGGAAAGGGCCGCCAAATTCAATCTTTGATGAAATCTCTTCTGTTTGAATATCACCAcgaaaatgtaaattatGTCCCTACCATTGCGGACGCTCCCCTTACTGACGAACAAAAACTTAATCTATACCTTGCTAGGAATGAACTTATTGTTTTGGCTAATCACTTTCGTGACACTAAAGAAGATCCGGCTATTGTTGCTAACCCTTTTCCCGTTAGGTTGGCTCGACCTGCTTTAATTAATGCCTTTGGCGTTCCTAACTATGATAGCGTGGTTCCCATGTATACCACAGTTTTTCGCGACAATTCGGCCTCCTTACCTGATGATCCTGCTTTTATAGCCTTGGGTATCACGAATGATTATCCAGACAGCTTTGTCCGTTATTTCTATGaggaacaaaaaaagaacgatGAAGCTAATGTTCGTGTTTATGCGGATGCGCTTGCTCATATATACAATTTACGTAAAAGCAGCTTTTTGAGAGATCTAATTGCGGCAGATAGGAAAAATGGAATCGTGTCGAGCGATGTAATACAAGCCGCTTATTCGAGTTTAGGACTTGAAGCTGAGGTAGGCCCGGATTACAGGTATAGTCaagaaaaaatctttgAGGCGTTTCATTCTGCCCTCCTAAGAAAACCTGAATTTGCCAGAGCTATTAGGAACGATTTGGAGACTATTGGCTATGCAAGAAAGAGTtctgaaattttaaattatgtTTTGTCTACAGAACAGGCTTTTTATACGGTTAATGAAGCCTACCAATGGTTGGGCATTAAGTCTAACACCGAGGACGCCATGGTAGCTTCTGTGGCCTTAGtgaaatttgaagatgatAGCGACAAAGCCATCGAGGCCGTCAAATGGATAGCTGAAGAGAGAAATAGCTCCATTTTGTACGATTTCTTGGCTTCACAAGGTAGACCTTCCAACAAGAAGCCTAAAGAAGTGCCTATGGATGAAGATCTAGCTTACAACACATTAGGTGTTCAAGATCGTGCACTATCAGATGACGTTTTAATCAATGTATACGGCTTTGCTGTTGAAGACCACCCAGAGCAATCAGACACTTTGAGAGCAGCTTTGAAATGTATAGGAGAAGTTAGGAATTCGCGTTTAATCACTCATTATTTAGAACATGGAAATCTAGATATTCCACCAGAAGTTTCAAGTTTGGATACTCCGATCGGTTTGGAAAATACTGGTAATCTTTGTTATTTGAATTCCCTGATCCAATACTACTTTATTATAAAACCTCTTCGTAATGCAATTTTGGatattgatgaaaacaaagatcTTAATATGATTGAAAACAAGGAAGCTGTCAAGAAAGTTGGTGGACGGATTGTTACTCGAATTGAATTCTTGAGGGCTTTACAATTCACTTATGAACTCcgaaaattatttattgaaCTCATTACTTCAAAGTCATCGTCTGTTCATCCTTCTTCAGTACTGACATATCTTGCTTTAATACCTCTTACGTTGGACCAGGTCAAATCTGGAACATCCTCGGTTATGGATTTGTCATCGTCTCGAGAGTTGAGCAATTTGAATGAGAGATCTATCACTATTGACCCCAGAGCAGAAGAGCAAGCTCAAGGGCTTGAACAAGAACAAGGACAGGATGAGGCCAAAAGTCCAGCGGAACAATCTTCATCAgttaatttaattgattttccCATGGCCAATACTAACGGAGAGTCTCAAACACAACCTCATTACTTTGAAGTatctgaagaagaaataaactCCTCCATGGATTTAGGTCGTCAACAAGATGTCTTGGAATGTATTGATCACGTTTTGTTTCAACTGGAAGCTTCACTTGGTCGTATTTCCAACTCAGAAGATCGTCTTGGCTCTGATAATGATCTTATACGACGTTTGTTTTCTGGCAAACTAAAACAAACACTAAATGATGCTAGTCAAGGAGTACGGTCTAACTATGAGATTTTTTCTCACTTGATCGTTGACCTTTTCGAGGAGAAACAAACATTGTATGATGCATTGGATGGTGTTTTTGAAACAGTCAATATTGATATGGGAAGCGAAACTGCCCAACGATCCTTGTGTATTACTGAGCTACCGATAATTTTGCAATTACAAATACAGCGTGTCCAATTTGACAGGACTACTGGACAGCCTTTCAAGTCTAATGCATTTGTtgaatttggaaaagaacTTTCCATGGACAGATATGTTGAAGATACTGATGGGAAAATGGCACCTTTACTACAAAGGTACTGGGATCTAAAGCGTGAAATTATCAACCTTCAAAAACGACAACAGCTATTGTTAACTACAAATTCGAATCTAATGTCATCTGTTGATACATTGTCTATTCTATCTAAATGGGCTGCACAGCAGCAGGATTCGAGACTTCCTATTAATCCAAAACTTCCTGATATCCTTCAAGAggaaataaacaatgttGTCGCTGAAGTGGATATGCTTAAAAAACAGGAAGCCAgcttaaaagaagaaaggaCGCATCTTTTCGATAATTACATCAGCCATAGCTACGACTTGCTTGCTGTATTTGTGCATCGTGGACAGGCTTCATTCGGTCATTATTGGACTTACATTCATGATTTCGAAAACAATGTGTATCGAAAATATAATGATGAATATGTTACTGTGGTAGATGAAAGCGAAATTTTTGCTGATACTACGGGCAACAATGCTAACCCTTACATGCTTACG TACATTAGGAAAGAGTATCGACACATAATTGAATGTGTTCACCGTGAACACAATCTTCTGCTTTAA
- the bsd1 gene encoding heavy metal ion homeostasis protein (human NEDD4 family-interacting protein ortholog) codes for MSTNSNQNSIHTPIPEFPENRSTNRSELAAAFEPPDDDVEYSETAPLYSSARASIEGEEAFYQHLSTPDPGNDSGHVRSSNDRIPSTSSNHADGHHVDSVFSNLSAKPTVESNTEELEEEPPSYEQAAADTAPPYWDTTMVIPDYGSNEIYIDGMSVGTGFSFVWSACVAILFPFVGFLVTYVLSTTHLGRYGAQIGLSLTLFQRGYIMISESGMENNDDQYNYDELPHQKLIGSILIIIGWCLVLVDTFGFIRIRRMKNAISRTDSPGETSPEEVV; via the exons ATGAGTACTAATTCAAAT CAAAATTCAATTCATACTCCAATACCTGAATTTCCGGAAAACCGGTCTACAAATCGATCGGAATTGGCAGCTGCTTTCGAGCCTCCAGACGACGATGTGGAATACAGTGAAACAGCACCTTTATATAGCTCTGCCAGAGCATCAATAGAAGGAGAAGAAGCTTTTTACCAACATTTATCAACGCCGGATCCTGGCAACGACTCTGGGCATGTACGTAGTAGCAATGATCGAATTCCCAGCACTTCATCAAATCATGCAGATGGCCATCACGTTGATAGTGTCTTCTCTAATTTATCTGCTAAACCCACAGTGGAATCTAATACTGAAGAACTGGAAGAGGAGCCCCCTTCTTATGAACAGGCTGCTGCGGATACCGCCCCTCCTTACTGGGATACCACTATGGTAATTCCAGATTACGGATCTAACGAGATTTACATTGATGGGATGTCCGTTGGAACTGGTTTCTCCTTTGTATGGAGTGCTTGTGTCGCTATTCTCTTTCCTTTTGTAGGATTTCTTGTCACATATGTCTTATCGACGACTCATTTGGGTCGTTATGGTGCTCAAATTGGACTTAGTTTAACTCTTTTTCAACGTGGCTACATAATGATTTCGGAGAGTGGGATGGAGAATAACGACGATCAATACAATTACGACGAGTTACCACATCAGAAGCTTATAGGCTCTATTCTCATTATAATCGGGTGGTGCTTGGTACTAGTAGACACCTTTGGGTTCATCAGAATACGCCGTATGAAGAATGCCATTAGTCGGACAGACTCACCTGGTGAAACGTCTCCGGAAGAAGTGGTTTAG
- the tbc1 gene encoding tubulin specific chaperone cofactor C Tbc1 encodes MSEKFVELRKEFLTKLYKSTPSEQTSRSEKETWLEEKSKYLGEMTRELNEVQDQIAPYDRRVCMEQLVDLTRRLQQIRHDILPRQPFRFQRALHVKSSQKPVKNITVNAEAPEVYFENDTLYLANLKNQNIGDNVIPYPNNKAVKVSAKSLRSCNISISNCSSVNLHNATKCNFTFPTIQGSIHLSDINDSTICVSCHQFRLHHSTNLRVHLRCKTSPVIEESKEISFSYKDEHPILDFTWARSDPSPHFRITSDLFDA; translated from the exons atgtCTGAAAAGTTCGTCGAATTGAGAAAAG AATTTCTTACCAAATTATATAAATCCACTCCTAGTGAGCAGACTTCTCGCTCCGAAAAAGAGACTTGGCTTGAAGAAAAGTCAAAATATTTAGGTGAAATGACGAGGGAGCTAAATGAAGTTCAAGACCAAATTGCACCATATGACAGGAGAGTATGCATGGAACAACTAGTAGATTTGACACGAAGGCTTCAGCAAATTCGACACGACATTTTGCCCAGACAGCCATTTCGCTTTCAACGGGCACTGCACGTCAAATCGTCCCAGAAACCggtaaaaaatattacagTTAATGCTGAAGCTCCAGAagtttattttgaaaatgacaCCCTGTACTTGgcaaatttgaaaaaccAAAACATTGGAGATAATGTCATTCCATATCCTAACAACAAAGCTGTCAAAGTTTCCGCAAAAAGTTTACGATCATGCAATATTTCCATATCCAACTGCTCATCTGTGAACTTACATAACGCTACAAAATGCAACTTTACTTTCCCAACCATTCAGGGTTCTATCCATCTTTCTGATATTAACGACTCAACAATCTGTGTATCGTGTCACCaa TTTCGTCTTCACCATTCTACCAACCTTCGTGTGCACCTGCGATGCAAAACATCGCCCGTCATTGAAGAATCAAAGGAGATATCCTTTTCTTATAAAGATGAGCATCCTATTTTGGATTTTACTTGGGCACGCTCTGACCCGTCTCCACATTTTCGTATCACTAGTGACCTTTTTGACGCTTAA
- the odc1 gene encoding 2-oxoadipate/2-oxoglutarate transporter gives MPHDNIPFPVTFAAGAVAGISEVLTLYPLDVVKTRMQLSVGKSDYNGTFDCLKKIVKNEGPHRLYRGILPPILMEAPKRALKFASNDTYSKLWRKVFKRKDSSPALSILTGSCAGFTETFVVVPFELMKIRLQDVKNASKYNGTVDCFTKIVKQERILALYNGFEATMWRHVVWNAGYFGVIQKIRNSLTPASSRIGEIRNNLIAGTIGGIFGTFLSTPFDVIKSRIQTVPRIAGQVPKYNWAYPALVTVAREEGFTALYKGFVPKVLRLGPGGGILLVVFNSVIEFYKRCLVHNASA, from the exons ATGCCTCATGATAATATTCCATTTCCTGTTACATTTGCTGCCGGCGCAGTTGCTGGAATCTCAGAG gTCCTAACTTTGTATCCTTTGGATGTTGTTAAAACTCGTATGCAACTGTCCGTTGGTAAATCAGACTACAATGGAACCTTTGATTGTCTCAAAAAGATCGTCAAGAATGAGGGTCCACATCGTTTGTATCGTGGAATTTTACCTCCAATCTTGATGGAGGCTCCTAAGCGTGCATTAAAATTTGCTTCCAACGATACTTATTCAAAGCTGTGGCGTAAAGTCTTCAAGAGAAAGGATTCAAGTCCTGCACTTTCTATCCTCACTGGATCATGTGCAGGATTTACTGAAACGTTCGTAGTCGTACCTTTCGAACTGATGAAAATTCGTTTGCAAGACGTTAAGAATGCTTCTAAGTATAACGGAACTGTCGACTGCTTTACTAAAATTGTAAAGCAAGAGAGAATTTTAGCTCTTTACAATGGGTTTGAAGCCACTATGTGGCGCCATGTCGTTTGGAATGCTGGATATTTTGGTGTAATTCAAAAGATTCGGAATTCATTGACGCCTGCCTCGAGCAGAATTGGTGAAATCCGTAATAACCTTATTGCTGGAACTATCGGAGGAATATTTGGTACATTCCTCAGCACTCCCTTTGACGTTATCAAGTCGCGTATTCAGACAGTTCCTCGTATTGCCGGCCAAGTTCCAAAATATAACTGGGCCTATCCAGCTCTAGTTACAGTCGCAAGGGAAGAGGGTTTTACAGCCCTGTATAAAGGTTTTGTCCCTAAAGTACTCCGTCTGGGCCCTGGTGGTGGTATTCTTTTGgttgtttttaattctgTCATAGAGTTTTACAAGAGATGTCTTGTACATAACGCCTCTGCTTAG
- the rps502 gene encoding 40S ribosomal protein uS7, with protein sequence MAASIIPKEVSLDETGHIKLFNKFPFEGVEVKDISLVDYITIGNGQPLPHTAGRFQTKRFRKARCFIVERLTNSLMMNGRNNGKKLLATRIVKHAFEIIALLTDQNPLQVLVDAVAACGPREDSTRIGSAGTVRRQAVDVSPLRRVNQALALITIGAREAAFRNVKSISECLAEEIINAAKGSSNSYAIKKKDELERVAKSNR encoded by the exons ATGGCAGCCTCTATCATCCCTAAAGAAGTTTCCTTGGATGAAACTGGACATATCAAATTGTTCAAcaaatttccttttgaaGGTGTTGAAGTGAAGGATATCTCTTTGGT TGATTACATTACCATTGGCAATGGTCAACCTCTCCCTCACACCGCTGGTCGTTTCCAGACCAAGAGGTTCCGTAAGGCCCGCTGCTTCATTGTCGAACGTTTGACCAACAGTTTGATGATGAACGGCCGTAACAACGGTAAGAAGCTCTTGGCCACTCGCATTGTCAAGCATGCTTTTGAGATCATTGCTCTCTTGACCGACCAAAACCCTCTCCAAGTTTTGGTTGATGCTGTTGCTGCCTGTGGTCCTCGTGAAGACTCCACTCGTATTGGTAGTGCTGGTACTGTTCGTCGTCAAGCCGTTGATGTTTCTCCTCTTCGTCGTGTCAACCAAGCTCTTGCTCTTATCACCATCGGTGCTCGTGAGGCTGCTTTCCGTAACGTCAAGTCCATTTCTGAATGCTTGGCTGAAGAAATCATCAATGCTGCTAAGGGCTCTTCCAACTCTTACGCCATCAAGAAGAAGGATGAGCTTGAGCGTGTTGCCAAGAGTAACCGTTAA
- the shd1 gene encoding Sla1 family protein Shd1 gives MANLPIIGIYKVLYSYEPQEINPGEEIPENEREISIVEDEIVCLLEKGEDDWYLVKRNVNSNDDDEEIGIVPSNYITEAEPSTKMKALYDYTQQSVDEISFQADQTLDCYGDTDSDWILVGFNNNFGLAPRNYVEGMDASSAPASQEPSASGVNAPTVSAPNSMVSPPPSFQPPSAAAPATSLPSDYNPPPPPPPPPAVEDQAADANEPDDYYSSGRAVSPEIPPTYTPKQADPLPAPPPPPPPTLPPQSTNTSQLPMPSRNVNNLGSQVNIPPPPATPSQPPRPPTNASTRSTGTSSSMAHSYDSPPSPSSPSDAYGDPNQHLKLRTDSHDDSRAYDSSSSMGNPAYEKWEVREVVGKKKKRTGILAINNKSIVLTFTKTMDAAQVWPVTDLVNYSSERKHVFIEFNSDSGITSLHLHASSNTNADNIIRALGDVAGSARAAGLREIAAASGSPMPKLPSDSALHRLNAASDAAGVNGGRTGDYEMSTVYGDRSARAEDHKPKDSSAGQKMGTVLYDFIAEAADELTVKANMRVVIVNDTASSDWWKCSVDGKEGVVPSNFIKPDTEGDAKSPPSSSKSGQGSSLSRRASKHESKHKRDSKHEARPESKHESHRESKSAEKDKKDKKDKKEDSKRSRSHSVSKPDSSKLRTWTDRTGAFKVEAEFLGYSDDKIHLHKTNGVKISVPSAKMSYKDLDYVELMTGKKVYSRTERKKDTQKQSHDHGHSHSKSHDREKEKEKKKDREHRKHRETEEEDEGPPPQPARPESTRPALAPPSSSHSNDKYDVIQERPKISYDWFDFFLRCGVDFTVCNRYTHNFNNEHLDEACIPSLNPDTLRTLGLKEGDIIRVMNHVNELNGVSTKPASAITPETKSTVNQIMSGGEALAAPVAVPAPIPAPVAEPAPPAAPAKEVVEKAPSPPATRPKSTTPQKFDDDAWANKPVTEPPVRASSVTVEPARVTESMNKMNISEEAKKPEAPSRPRTAPIPEPEEQKKAPVEKKDAEKSVQAPIPAQPTGNITIQNAYFTAPQPMAADPFQSPLYVQPTGFQPPPSALPIQPTGYMQPIPVQATGYQPLMVQPTGLQPHMTGVMPQVTGVMPQMTGVVPQMTGVMPQMTGVQVQKTGAMPQQPVNYGYQVAGMQPQATGIISQPTGIRAQATGIMTQPTGLHTQATGMMQPTGMQPQATGIMPQATGMMQPTGMQPQVTGIMPQSMPMQPQMTGVQVQKTGMVAQPMLSQYTGYQQNYTPTAMPAADGYGMQPSMNDTQAYYNMNAQTPVNYGFAGGQDTSFGYEQQQMYSPMQQQQQQYYGTEMQPDMGYQQPMMSNYYDPMQMQQQTPYGYNQTGMEGYSEYGYAQPAGNMANPMSYDPVSNASLYMPSDYNQQTQPANYYDSSFGGAQGANEAGKKASIYQATPDNPFGF, from the exons ATGGCAAATTTACCTATAATAGGCATCTATAAGGTGCTGTACAGTTATGAACCGCAAGAAATCAATCCGGGTGAAGAGATTCCAGAAAACGAACGAGAAATCTCGATCGTTGAGGATGAAATTGTTTGTCTTCTTGAGAAAGGTGAAGACGATTGGTATCTCGTCAAACGGAATGTAAACAGTAATGATGacgatgaagaaattggaATCGTTCCTTCAAATTATATTACTGAG GCTGAACCCtcaacaaaaatgaaagctTTGTATGATTATACTCAACAATCCGTTGATGAAATCTCCTTTCAAGCGGACCAAACTTTAGACTGTTATGGCGACACTGATTCAGATTGGATTTTGGTTggttttaataataatttcgGACTTGCTCCGAGAAACTACGTTGAGGGGATGGATGCGTCCAGCGCCCCGGCATCTCAGGAACCCTCTGCTTCTGGTGTCAACGCTCCAACAGTGAGCGCTCCCAACTCCATGGTCTCTCCTCCACCTTCGTTTCAACCGCCGAGTGCTGCTGCTCCAGCTACTTCCTTGCCCTCTGACTACAACCCCCCACCACCACCACCACCTCCTCCGGCAGTGGAGGATCAGGCGGCAGACGCCAACGAGCCAGATGACTACTACTCCTCTGGCAGAGCCGTGTCTCCTGAGATTCCTCCCACGTACACGCCGAAACAAGCAGATCCTCTTCCGGCTCCTCCCCCACCACCACCTCCAACACTTCCACCCCAATCTACTAATACTTCTCAGCTACCTATGCCTTCCCGTAATGTGAATAATCTTGGCTCCCAAGTTAATATTCCTCCTCCACCGGCCACCCCTAGTCAGCCGCCAAGACCCCCAACTAATGCGTCTACTAGATCTACTGGCACTTCCTCTTCTATGGCTCATTCCTACGACTCCCCTCCTTCTCCTTCGTCGCCTTCAGATGCATATGGAGATCCTAATCAGCATCTCAAATTGCGCACCGATTCCCACGACGATTCTCGAGCCTACGATTCCTCTTCCTCCATGGGTAATCCTGCCTACGAAAAATGGGAGGTCCGTGAAGTCGTTGgcaagaaaaagaaacgCACTGGTATTTTAGCAATCAACAATAAGTCAATTGTTCTTACTTTTACTAAGACCATGGACGCTGCCCAAGTTTGGCCCGTTACCGATCTTGTAAATTATTCTTCTGAACGAAAACATGTTTTTATCGAGTTTAATAGTGATTCCGGTATCACATCTTTGCACCTTCATGCGAGCTCTAACACTAATGCCGACAATATTATCCGTGCGCTAGGTGACGTAGCCGGTTCCGCCAGAGCCGCTGGTCTTCGAGAAATCGCTGCCGCAAGTGGAAGCCCTATGCCTAAACTACCTTCAGATTCTGCTTTACACCGATTAAATGCTGCTAGCGATGCAGCTGGTGTAAACGGAGGCCGTACCGGCGATTATGAAATGTCTACTGTTTACGGCGACAGAAGTGCGCGTGCTGAGGACCATAAGCCAAAGGATTCCTCAGCTGGTCAAAAAATGGGTACTGTGCTTTACGACTTTATCGCGGAGGCTGCTGATGAGTTGACTGTGAAAGCGAATATGCGAGTGGTCATTGTCAATGACACAGCAAGTAGCGACTGGTGGAAATGCAGTGTTGATGGTAAAGAAGGTGTTGTACCCAGCAACTTTATTAAGCCCGATACAGAAGGCGACGCAAAGTCACCCCCTTCATCTTCGAAATCTGGTCAGGGATCCTCGCTTTCTAGAAGGGCTTCCAAGCACGAATCTAAACACAAACGCGACAGTAAACATGAAGCAAGACCAGAAAGCAAACATGAGTCTCACCGTGAGAGCAAGTCCGCTGAGAAGGACAAGAAGGACAAGAAGGACAAGAAGGAGGATAGCAAGCGTTCAAGGAGCCATTCGGTTAGTAAACCTGACAGCAGTAAACTGCGTACGTGGACTGATCGAACAGGCGCCTTTAAAGTTGAAGCCGAATTTTTGGGCTATAGCGACGACAAAATTCATCTACACAAAACTAATGGTGTGAAAATATCTGTTCCCAGTGCGAAGATGTCGTACAAGGACCTGGATTACGTTGAATTAATGACTGGCAAGAAAGTTTATTCTCGTAcagaaaggaaaaaggaTACACAGAAGCAAAGCCATGATCATGGCCATAGTCATAGCAAGTCGCATGATCGTGAGAAGgagaaagagaagaagaaggatAGGGAACATAGGAAGCACAGAGAGACTGAAGAGGAGGATGAAGGTCCACCTCCCCAACCAGCCCGTCCTGAAAGTACTAGACCTGCTCTTGCTCCACCCTCTTCCTCTCATAGCAATGACAAATATGATGTGATTCAGGAAAGGCCCAAGATCTCTTATGACTGGTTTGACTTTTTCCTTCGCTGCGGCGTAGATTTTACCGTTTGTAACCGCTACACCCATAACTTTAACAATGAGCATTTGGATGAAGCATGCATACCTTCTCTAAATCCTGATACACTTAGAACATTGGGATTAAAGGAAGGTGATATCATTCGTGTTATGAATCATGTTAATGAACTCAATGGTGTCTCAACAAAACCTGCATCTGCCATTACTCCAGAAACCAAGTCCACAGTCAACCAAATTATGTCCGGCGGGGAGGCACTTGCTGCCCCAGTCGCAGTACCTGCCCCCATCCCAGCGCCGGTTGCCGAACCTGCTCCTCCAGCAGCACCTGCCAAGGAGGTCGTTGAAAAAGCACCTAGTCCACCAGCGACTCGTCCGAAGTCAACCACACCCCAGAAATTCGATGATGATGCTTGGGCTAACAAACCTGTTACGGAACCCCCTGTTCGTGCTTCTTCTGTCACTGTTGAGCCTGCACGTGTGACGGAATCCATGAACAAAATGAACATTTCTGAGGAAGCCAAGAAACCTGAGGCGCCTTCAAGACCCAGAACTGCACCCATCCCTGAACCTGAGgaacaaaagaaagcaCCTGTTGAGAAAAAGGATGCGGAGAAGTCGGTCCAAGCACCTATTCCAGCTCAACCAACTGGCAATATTACTATTCAAAATGCATATTTCACTGCTCCTCAACCCATGGCTGCCGATCCATTTCAATCTCCTTTGTATGTACAGCCAACTGGATTTCAACCTCCTCCTAGCGCACTTCCTATCCAACCTACAGGATATATGCAACCAATTCCTGTTCAGGCCACTGGTTATCAACCTTTAATGGTACAGCCCACTGGCTTACAACCCCACATGACTGGAGTTATGCCTCAGGTGACTGGAGTTATGCCACAGATGACTGGAGTTGTGCCACAAATGACTGGAGTTATGCCACAAATGACTGGTGTACAAGTTCAGAAGACTGGGGCTATGCCACAGCAGCCCGTAAACTATGGTTATCAAGTTGCTGGTATGCAACCACAAGCCACTGGTATAATTTCGCAGCCCACGGGCATCCGTGCTCAAGCTACTGGTATAATGACACAACCTACTGGCCTGCATACTCAAGCTACTGGCATGATGCAGCCTACTGGTATGCAACCTCAAGCTACTGGTATCATGCCCCAAGCTACTGGCATGATGCAGCCTACTGGTATGCAACCTCAAGTAACTGGTATCATGCCTCAATCAATGCCCATGCAGCCTCAGATGACTGGTGTGCAAGTTCAAAAAACTGGTATGGTCGCACAACCAATGCTGTCTCAATACACTGGCTACCAGCAAAACTATACTCCTACAGCCATGCCTGCTGCTGATGGTTATGGCATGCAACCATCCATGAACGATACACAGGCATATTATAACATGAATGCACAGACACCGGTGAACTATGGATTTGCTGGAGGTCAAGATACATCTTTCGGTTACGAGCAACAACAAATGTACTCACCTATGCAACAGCAACAGCAACAATACTATGGTACAGAAATGCAGCCTGATATGGGTTATCAACAACCGATGATGTCGAACTATTACGATCCCATGCAAATGCAACAACAGACACCCTATGGATACAATCAAACCGGAATGGAGGGATATTCTGAATATGGCTATGCTCAACCTGCTGGGAATATGGCTAACCCTATGAGTTATGATCCTGTATCGAATGCTTCTTTATACATGCCCTCCGATTATAATCAACAAACGCAGCCTGCTAATTATTATGATTCATCATTTGGTGGAGCGCAAGGTGCGAATGAAGCTGGTAAGAAAGCCAGTATATATCAAGCTACTCCAGACAATCCTTTTGGTTTTTAA